Within the Staphylococcus argenteus genome, the region AATGCAGTGTAACTATTACTTTGATTTAAGAAAAGGAGAGATTAAACCATGAAATTTAAAGAATTAGTAAAACAATCATATGAGGATTTGAAAAATTTGACTGTAACTTGGTATAACGTTATTGCTTTAGCAATAATTGTTATTGTCTTAAGCTCAGTTACTACACCATTTATAGGTATTCCAGCTGGTTTATTAGGTGGCGCTTATTATTTAAAACGCCGCGAAGAAAAAGGCAAATAAACGCATTACATCAGTATATAACATTGCTATGACCTTTCAAGTCAGGTTTTAATATCAACAAGTAGCGTTTATCGTTGCTTGTTTTTTTATTGATTACTTATAAAATCATCATGTTTAAACGATATGTTACTTTGAAAACAACTATATGCCATAAAAGACTAAAATTTATTTATTTTTATAAACCCCTTTAAATCAACGTTTCTAAGGTTTTTAAAAATCTTTTTTAATTTATTTTAAAAAAACACTGTACATTATGCCAATATGAGCGTATAGTTGGTCTTACGTAATAAAAGCTCGTGAATTAAATTGTAGTGTATTTGTTTAGAATATCCTCTTTTTTAGTTATGAATTTGTTACAAATATTAAGTGCAAAAGCACACGGAGGTTTTCTATATGAATAACGGTACAGTAAAATGGTTTAACGCAGAAAAAGGTTTTGGTTTCATCGAACAAGAAAATGGCGGAGACGTATTCGTACATTTCTCAGGTATCGCTAGCGATGGCTACAAAACTTTAGAAGAAGGTCAAAAAGTTACTTTCGAAATTACTGAAGGTCAACGTGGAGACCAAGCAGTTAACGTACAAACTGTTTAATCTTACAAAATAAAACGACTCATTATAAATGAATCGCTTTGATTACCAACAAGGTTTAGAATCTTGTTGGTATTTTTTTATGCTATTTCGGATAATACAAATAATATGAGACGATACGACGATGATTTATAAAAACTTAATTGCCAGATACATACTAATCAAAGCTATAAGAATGAATGCACCAACTACTGATATAACAGAAAGTACATTTGTCATCGTATTTCTAGCTTTAGTCGTTTGTACTTCACTAGGATCTTTTCCATTCATAAAAGCAACAATTCGATCGTAGTTGTCCATTTTATGCACTTTTTTTAAATCTTCTATTTTCATAGATGCATAAAAACCTATTCCCATAATGATTGCTACCGTTATACCCCAAGCCCAATTCCAATAAACAACTAAAGGTCCCGTTAAAATTGCAGCTAATGTCAGAAAAATAAGCATCACATACGTCCATAAGTTAAGACTTCGTTGCACTTTAACATCTGGCACAAATGGAATAGTTCCTTTTACTAAATCATCTAAAGTTACATTAAATAAATCACACATCATTAATAAGTTATGTATGTCCGGTAAGCTTTTGTTATTTTCCCAATTAGAAATACTCTGCCTAGATACATATAGTTTTTCAGCAAGATATTCTTGTGAATAACCATCTCGTTCCCGATACTTTTTAATTTGTTTACTCAGATTCAATTACATACGCCTCCATTCAATTAGTGCAATCATTACATTCAGACTATCAGATAAACTTAATTAAAGTCACCTTTATGATTGACTAAATGTTTTGACATACGATAGCATCAGGGTTTGAAGACTCCCTCAAGACGTACCTGTATGATTACGCGCTTGTAATTTTCTCAATGACAACTTAAATTTCATTTATTATTGATGCAACTTTTCAATGCTATTCAATACTTGCGAAGTTAGTACTATAAAAGAGACTACGTTCACACTATTTACTATTCGATTTCCCAGCTTTCCAACTATGTTTTTCTAATCTTTTTTGTGCTATAAATTCTACCGCTTCGAAAATACATACCGCACTGATAAACCAACTTAAAAAACCAACTATAATACTAAGCAACCACATGTGCGTCATATGTAACATCATCCATGTAACTAAAATACATACTAATACCCCTGTCATGCCAAACACTGCGCCACGACTTACATGCACAGCAACTTTATCGCCATATTGCATTCCTGTAATAAACATAGATACTAAAAATACTGCTGGAAACGTTGCAAATATACCACCAAATTCTTTCCAAGGTAGTGTTACGGACACAATATAACTTAGTAATACTGCAAATCCCCCTACAAAAAATTTCATTAATGTTAATTTCATGATGTTCTGCCTCCAATAATTTATTACTTATTAGCTGAATACAACTATTTATCACGCATTTTCCAAACTATAAATGTCTAATACCGAATATCGCTAGGGAGATAATAAACCAACAAACAACTGTAAAAATCGTTCCTTTTTGATAACCTTTGTGTTTAATGTAGAGAGATGTCAAAAATACAGTTAAAATACAAGAGAGAATACCTACTATTGCTCCTGTGCTAAGATTCATCGACATCTCCACTAATTGCGTACCACGATGATCCAAAGCTAATGCGATAATAGCCGCAAGAAAGACTGCCGGCATTGTTGCAATAATCCCTCCTAACTTACCGCCTACTTTATCAGCAATAATCGATGCTAGTGCGACAGCGATACCACCAATAACAAAATGAAGAATTGCACTTCCAATCGAAAACATCTTCAACGTACCTTTCTATAATAAATTCAATACGAAACGTATCATTCACACAAAGTGAAAAACTTAAATTTCACACTGTAAAGGTAACTAAAGCGATGTTCATAAAGCTTTCATGATACTTTCATTAACTATCAATAAATGTTTTTATATGATGATAAATCCAATTCAAATTATTAATATTTATCATTAACTGTAATTTTTAAATTAACATACAAATATGAATTTTTATGTTTCACGTAAAACAAAAAGACAAAGCTGTTATAATCTTAGCTTTGCCTTTTGCGTGTTAGTAACCATGATACGACATCCTATCTTACTACTAACGTTTATATATTCGAATTTTTATTTCATAATAATCTTCATGATCTTTATCTTTATGTTCAACGTGTAATCCTGTTTGTTGTATTGCTTGGATACTTTTGCCTACCTCATCTCGTGCTTGAGTGACATCTTGTGCAAAACGAAGATTTTGTGCTTTGACTTTTTCGGGTCCCGTTTTCTGGCGTACTCTATCTTCAGTCTGTTTCACATTTAATTTTTGTGCAATGACTTGTTCAATCAACGCTTCTTGTTCGCTATCGGACAATGATAATACCGCCCTAGCATGACGTTCAGTAATTTTACCTTCTCTTAAGCGAAGCAACACTTTCGGCGCAAGCTTCAATAAGCGTAGTTTATTAGCTATAAAACTTTGGCTTTTACCTAAGCTTTTTGCTAATTCAATTTGCGTTGTATCACCAATTTCCAATAACTTCTTATAGGCTTCTGCTTCTTCAACAACAGACAAATTTTCTCTTTGAATATTCTCAA harbors:
- a CDS encoding helix-turn-helix transcriptional regulator, producing the protein MNLSKQIKKYRERDGYSQEYLAEKLYVSRQSISNWENNKSLPDIHNLLMMCDLFNVTLDDLVKGTIPFVPDVKVQRSLNLWTYVMLIFLTLAAILTGPLVVYWNWAWGITVAIIMGIGFYASMKIEDLKKVHKMDNYDRIVAFMNGKDPSEVQTTKARNTMTNVLSVISVVGAFILIALISMYLAIKFL
- a CDS encoding cold-shock protein, giving the protein MNNGTVKWFNAEKGFGFIEQENGGDVFVHFSGIASDGYKTLEEGQKVTFEITEGQRGDQAVNVQTV
- a CDS encoding DUF3147 family protein; translated protein: MFSIGSAILHFVIGGIAVALASIIADKVGGKLGGIIATMPAVFLAAIIALALDHRGTQLVEMSMNLSTGAIVGILSCILTVFLTSLYIKHKGYQKGTIFTVVCWFIISLAIFGIRHL
- the vraH gene encoding peptide resistance ABC transporter activity modulator VraH; its protein translation is MKFKELVKQSYEDLKNLTVTWYNVIALAIIVIVLSSVTTPFIGIPAGLLGGAYYLKRREEKGK
- a CDS encoding DUF3147 family protein — its product is MKLTLMKFFVGGFAVLLSYIVSVTLPWKEFGGIFATFPAVFLVSMFITGMQYGDKVAVHVSRGAVFGMTGVLVCILVTWMMLHMTHMWLLSIIVGFLSWFISAVCIFEAVEFIAQKRLEKHSWKAGKSNSK
- the noc gene encoding nucleoid occlusion protein gives rise to the protein MKKPFSKLFGLKNKDDIIGQIEEDRNSNVESIQIERIVPNRYQPRQVFEPNKIKELAESIHEHGLLQPIVVRPIEEDMFEIIAGERRFRAIQSLNLPQADVIIRDMDDEETAVVALIENIQRENLSVVEEAEAYKKLLEIGDTTQIELAKSLGKSQSFIANKLRLLKLAPKVLLRLREGKITERHARAVLSLSDSEQEALIEQVIAQKLNVKQTEDRVRQKTGPEKVKAQNLRFAQDVTQARDEVGKSIQAIQQTGLHVEHKDKDHEDYYEIKIRIYKR